AGGTCCTCGCGTACGTCGCGGAGAATGTTGGTCTGCTGCAGCGCGATTCCCAACTGATCGGCGTACCGCGACGTCGCCGGCCCGACGGGTCCGAAGACGGAAAGACACAGCCTCCCGATCGTCCCGGCGACCCTGCGGCAGTAGACCACCAATTCATCGAAGGTGCGGTAACTCACGCCGTCGACATCCATGCGGACGCCGTCGATCAACTCCCCGACCGTCGCGATCGGCACCGGAAACCGGCGGGCCGCGTCGGCCACGGCGAGCAGCACGGGGTCGGACGAATCATCGATATTCTCAAGCGATTTGCTGATCGACGCCAGCTCGGCGAGCTTGGTCTCGGGCGCCAGCCGACTGTCGGCGACATCGTCGATCCGGCGTGCGAGCGCATAGACCGCGCACAAGGCCACTCGCTTTTCGCGCGGCAAGAGCCGGATGCCGTAGTAGAAGTTCCTGGCTTCCGCACGAGTGGTGCCCTCGGCGATCCGGTATGCCTGGTCGACCGTTGTCATCGCCATCTCAGCTCACCTCCCGGGGCACGGAGAGTTGAACCTGCACCTAGAGTGGCGGGCGCCCGGTTCGGGCTTGCATACGCTCGTCGATCGCGACCATGCGCAGGAACGTAGCGTTGCCTGCAGGGTCAGCCAAGGGCAAATTGACCGGACAAGCGCGCACAATTTGTGCACATTGCACTGGTTCTGGCGCGGCCGGTGGACGAGCCTAGCTACCTAGCAGAAATGCCCTCGCGGAGGGCTGCGCCGACAGGAGCGAACGGATGACACGCACCGACGACGACACCTGGGATCCGGCCTCGAGCGTGGGCGCGACCGCCACCATGATCGCCGTGGCCCGCGCGATCGCCACCAATGCCGATCGCCCGTTGATCAACGATCCGTTCGCCGAGCCGCTGGTGCGCGCCGTCGGAATCGATCTGCTTATCCAGTTGGCCAGCGGTGCGGTACGGCCCGAGGATGTGGGCGAACACGCCACCGGGGGTAAGTGGATGATCGACAACATCGCCGTCCGGACCAAGTTCTACGACGACTTTTTCCGTGACGCCACGACAGCGGGCATTCGGCAGGCGGTGATTCTTGCGTCCGGGCTCGACACGCGCGCGTACCGGTTGGCCTGGCCGTCGGGCACGGTGGTGTACGAGATCGACCAGCCCGGGGTCATCGAATTCAAGACGCATGCCCTGGCCGATATGGACGCGGAACCCACCGCGGAACGGCGCGCCGTGGCCATCGACCTGCGCCGCGAATGGCCGACCGCCCTGAAGGATGCCGGCTTCGACCCGGCCAGGCCGACGGCCTGGAGCGCCGAGGGGTTGCTCAGTTATCTGTCGCCGCAGGCACAGGACCGCTTGCTCGACACGATCACCGCGCTCAGTGCCCCCGGCAGCCGGCTGGCCACGCAAAGCGCGCTCGTGCTCGACCCGGTTGACGAGGAAAAGAAGAGGAAGCGTATGCAAAGCGCGACCGAAACATGGCGTCAGCGCGGCTTCGATCTCGACCTGACAGAGCTGATCTATTTCGATGAACGTCACGACGCCGCCAGTTACCTAGTCGGCAACGGCTGGCAGGTCACGCGCAGCGCCGCAAAGGAACTCTTTGCGGCCCAAGGGTTGCCGCCCTTCGACGACGACGACACAAGCCGATTCGCCGGCCGCCACTACATCAGCGCCACGCTGCCATAGGGAGGTTCAATCGCGGCCACCGGTGGCGCGCAGGCAGAGCCACGCCGCGTCGGCCAGGACCTCCACGTCGCCCGGGCCCGGCGGACCCGGGATGACGCCCAGTAGCCAGGAACGCACCAACTCCTGAGCGGGACCCAACCAAAGCGCCTGACTGTGCGCCGGACTCAGCGGTCGCAGCGTCCCGTAGTGAGCGTGTGGGCGCCACCACGAATGCAGTGCGGCGACGAAGCGCTCGTTGCACTGCATCAACTCGCCCTCGGCCGCCCGCAGCACCGCCGGTTCGGTCATCGTGATGAGGAACCGCGCCAGCTGCGGGTGATCGACACACCAGCGCAGGTGCATGCCAACGATCGCCCGCACCGCGGCCTCCGCGTCGGCATGCCGCGCAAGCTCGGCGAGGAAGGCCTGCTGGTAACGCATCACGCAGTCGACGTAGGCCGCACCCGCGAGCGCCTCCTTGCTGGGGAAATGGTGGAAGAGACTGCCGTTGCTGACCCGCGCGTCGGCCTGAACTTGCCGCAGCGACGTCGCGTTGAGGCCCTGAGCGAGAAAACGATCGAGCGCCGCATCGATGATCGCCGAACGGCGGTCGCTGCGGGGACGAGCGGTTGCCGGGGTCGCTGCCATACTGCTAGAGTAATACTCTAGTTTTAGAGAGCACTACTCTGATAGGGTGGACGATGGACCGCGAACGCACCACCGAGCTGGCCGAGCGGCTACTCGAGGCATGGAACACCCAGGAAGTCGAGCGTGTCGTCGGTTGCTACACCGCCGACGTCCGCTACCGCGACCCGAACACCCGAGGATTTGTCGAGGGGTCGGAGGCGATGCGCCGCTACCTGACGAAGCTGTTCGGCCGCTGGCAGATGCACTGGACCCTGCGGGACGCCTATCCGCTGCGCGACGCCGAAGGCGCCGCCGTGCTATGGCGGGCCAGATTCCGTTCCAAAGACAACCACGCCGAGGTCGAAATCGATGGCATGGACCTGGCTTTGGCGCAGGGTGATCGGCTGAGCCGCAACGACGTCTACTTCGATCGCGCGGCGTTGGCGCCGCTGGCCGCGGTCGGGGGCTGACTCCGGTAAGCGCGAACTTGCCTCGGCACGGGGCGGGCGTGGTGAACTTGTAGCGCCCGGATCAACCCCAGAAAGCGAGGTTCCCCCGCCCGTGAACTCCCGAGTGCTGGGTCTGCCAGACAAGGTGCGCGCCTGCCTGTTCGACCTCGACGGTGTCCTCACCGATACCGCGAGCGTGCATACCAAGGCCTGGAAGGCCATGTTCGACGCCTACCTCTCCCAACGGGCGCAGCGCACCGGGGAAAGGTTCGTCCCCTTCGATCCGGCCGGGGACTACCGGCAATACGTGGACGGCAAGAAGCGCGAGGACGGGGTGCGGTCGTTCCTGAGCAGCCGGGGAATCGAACTGCCCGAGGGCAGTCCCGACGACCCCGGCGACGCCGAAACCGTGTACGGCCTAGGCAATCGCAAGAACGAGATGTTCCAGAAGGTCCTGCACGACGACGGCGTCGAGGTGTTCGACGGGTCGCGGCGCTATCTGGAGGCGGTCTCGGCCGCGGGCCTCGGCATCGCCGTGGTGTCCTCGAGCGCCAACACCCGCGACGTACTCGAGATCACCGGCCTCGACAGATTCGTCCAGCAACGGGTGGACGGCGTCACGCTGCGCGAGGAACACATCGCGGGCAAGCCGGCCCCCGATTCGTACCTGCGCGGGGCGCAGCTGCTCAACGTCACCCCCGACGCCGCGGCCGTGTTCGAGGACGCGCTTTCGGGCGTGGCGGCCGGCCGCGCGGGCAACTTCGGTTGCGTCGTGGGTGTCGACCGCGTGGGCCAGGCCGAGGACTTGCGCCGCAACGGCGCCGACGTGGTGGTCACCGATCTCGCCGAACTGCTGCCGTCATGATCACCGAAGAAGCCTTCCCCGTTGAACCGTGGCAGGTTCGTGAGACCCGGCTCGACCTGAACCTGCTTGCCCAGTCGGAATCCCTA
This is a stretch of genomic DNA from Mycobacterium lacus. It encodes these proteins:
- the hpnD gene encoding presqualene diphosphate synthase HpnD, with translation MTTVDQAYRIAEGTTRAEARNFYYGIRLLPREKRVALCAVYALARRIDDVADSRLAPETKLAELASISKSLENIDDSSDPVLLAVADAARRFPVPIATVGELIDGVRMDVDGVSYRTFDELVVYCRRVAGTIGRLCLSVFGPVGPATSRYADQLGIALQQTNILRDVREDLLNGRIYLPRDELERFGVRLGLDDTGALDDPDGRLAALLRFSADRAADWYSLGLRLIGHLDRRSAACCATMSAIYRHQLAVIKASPAIVYDRRISLSGRKKARLAAAALASSVTGLRQPLD
- a CDS encoding SAM-dependent methyltransferase; amino-acid sequence: MTRTDDDTWDPASSVGATATMIAVARAIATNADRPLINDPFAEPLVRAVGIDLLIQLASGAVRPEDVGEHATGGKWMIDNIAVRTKFYDDFFRDATTAGIRQAVILASGLDTRAYRLAWPSGTVVYEIDQPGVIEFKTHALADMDAEPTAERRAVAIDLRREWPTALKDAGFDPARPTAWSAEGLLSYLSPQAQDRLLDTITALSAPGSRLATQSALVLDPVDEEKKRKRMQSATETWRQRGFDLDLTELIYFDERHDAASYLVGNGWQVTRSAAKELFAAQGLPPFDDDDTSRFAGRHYISATLP
- a CDS encoding TetR/AcrR family transcriptional regulator yields the protein MAATPATARPRSDRRSAIIDAALDRFLAQGLNATSLRQVQADARVSNGSLFHHFPSKEALAGAAYVDCVMRYQQAFLAELARHADAEAAVRAIVGMHLRWCVDHPQLARFLITMTEPAVLRAAEGELMQCNERFVAALHSWWRPHAHYGTLRPLSPAHSQALWLGPAQELVRSWLLGVIPGPPGPGDVEVLADAAWLCLRATGGRD
- a CDS encoding nuclear transport factor 2 family protein — protein: MDRERTTELAERLLEAWNTQEVERVVGCYTADVRYRDPNTRGFVEGSEAMRRYLTKLFGRWQMHWTLRDAYPLRDAEGAAVLWRARFRSKDNHAEVEIDGMDLALAQGDRLSRNDVYFDRAALAPLAAVGG
- a CDS encoding beta-phosphoglucomutase family hydrolase, with the translated sequence MNSRVLGLPDKVRACLFDLDGVLTDTASVHTKAWKAMFDAYLSQRAQRTGERFVPFDPAGDYRQYVDGKKREDGVRSFLSSRGIELPEGSPDDPGDAETVYGLGNRKNEMFQKVLHDDGVEVFDGSRRYLEAVSAAGLGIAVVSSSANTRDVLEITGLDRFVQQRVDGVTLREEHIAGKPAPDSYLRGAQLLNVTPDAAAVFEDALSGVAAGRAGNFGCVVGVDRVGQAEDLRRNGADVVVTDLAELLPS